Proteins encoded together in one Oncorhynchus mykiss isolate Arlee chromosome 7, USDA_OmykA_1.1, whole genome shotgun sequence window:
- the LOC118965316 gene encoding extensin-like, with protein MRKTIRDVMSCKHPILYLTVMATISSVLTPCYGQIPDASISMPNAKIHPTIVRSGRLVVGNKLVQLRRVGFEVTNDESAASDRIKTKNGSLAFEADNRAGQPASQEWHKLDAKLQHMGPSVQCSNETMTLRVKGGRAPHFLVDGGDGSPVLPLSRMPTHCGFSVKRSRRHVFFVAPYQGCHVTQEGGNYVLPLRLWGAPMTMSCPVAPPPPPSVSCYLSGMVVKLSMAANALQVKVSGVWEPLLAITQQCGLTIETFFGGVVITAPYTGPCVELEDDKRLLFMLSGAGELTLSCPAGLPPTEPVMSGYPLFYQLSQYHFPPYPPQPPSSPTAATTMSKQTHSPKPSSQAMHMPRKGDPQVPQTPEFHLFYPYHFPPYPPQRYFPTSAPTTSPKHTQSPQPVTQVLHMPPKADPQVPQTPEFHPFHPYHFLPYPPQQRYFPTSAPTTSPKHTQSPQPVTQVLHMPPKADPQVPQTPEFHPFHPYHFPPYPPQQRYFPTSAPTTSPKHTQSPQPVTQVLHMPPKADPQVPQTPEFHPFHPYHFPPYPPQRYFPTSAPTTSPKHTNSPPPATQALHMPPKGYPQVPQMPDFKMFYPYHFTTHLPQPYFPSASTTTPKQTNQALHMPPKGYPQVPLSYQFPQYNFPGFFPQRSVPRAPPIASQLDNQNNPQKYHYSDSSYRQSATPSVTASTIPGTTPQAQPMQPFMQYDQYPMVRSWNPYASPVFPPHYGTVPYHYQGPRE; from the exons ATGCGAAAAACGATTAGAGATGTGATGTCGTGTAAACATCCTATATTGTATTTGACGGTGATGGCAACGATTAGCTCTGTGTTAACCCCTTGCTATGGCCAGATTCCAGACGCAAGCATCTCAATGCCAAATGCCAAAATTCATCCGACGATTGTCCGATCCGGGAGGCTTGTAGTTGGGAATAAATTGGTCCAACTGAGAAGGGTGGGTTTCGAAGTAACCAATGATGAATCCGCCGCTTCTGACCGCATCAAGACTAAAAACGGATCTCTTGCATTTGAGGCTGATAATCGGGCTGGACAGCCTGCATCACAAG AATGGCACAAGTTGGATGCTAAACTCCAGCACATGGGGCCATCAGTACAGTGTAGCAATGAAACAATGACTCTTCGGGTCAAAGGGGGAAGAGCTCCACATTTTCTGGTCGACGGCG GTGATGGGTCTCCTGTTCTTCCCCTGTCCCGAATGCCAACTCACTGTGGCTTCTCTGTGAAGCGGTCACGCAGGCATGTGTTCTTCGTCGCACCATACCAAGGCTGCCATGTCACTCAAGAG GGGGGTAACTATGTTCTGCCACTCCGTCTGTGGGGGGCACCCATGACCATGTCTTGTCCTGTTGcaccaccccctcccccctctgtctcctgcTATTTATCTGGCATGGTGGTGAAGCTTTCCATGGCAGCGAATGCTCTTCAAGTCAAAG TGTCTGGTGTGTGGGAGCCACTTCTCGCAATCACCCAGCAATGTGGCTTAACTATTGAGACATTCTTTGGAGGAGTGGTGATCACTGCACCATACACAGGACCCTGTGTGGAGTTGGAG gatGATAAGCGTTTGCTTTTCATGCTCTCGGGTGCTGGGGAGCTCACCCTCTCCTGCCCTGCAGGCCTCCCTCCAACTGAACCTGTTATGTCTGGATACCCTCTGTTCTACCAGTTGTCCCAGTACCATTTCCCTCCGTATCCCCCCCAACCACCCTCGTCCCCAACAGCAGCCACTACCATGTCTAAACAAACACATTCCCCTAAACCTTCTAGCCAGGCCATGCATATGCCACGTAAAGGAGACCCCCAGGTCCCACAAACACCTGAATTCCACCTGTTTTACCCATACCATTTTCCTCCATATCCCCCTCAACGCTATTTCCCAACATCAGCCCCCACTACCtcacctaaacacacacaatcCCCTCAACCTGTCACCCAGGTCCTGCATATGCCACCTAAAGCAGACCCCCAGGTCCCACAAACACCTGAATTCCACCCGTTTCACCCGTACCATTTTCTTCCGTATCCCCCTCAACAACGCTATTTCCCAACATCAGCCCCCACTACCtcacctaaacacacacaatcCCCTCAACCTGTCACCCAGGTCCTGCATATGCCACCTAAAGCAGACCCCCAGGTCCCACAAACACCTGAATTCCACCCGTTTCACCCGTACCATTTTCCTCCGTATCCCCCTCAACAACGCTATTTCCCAACATCAGCCCCCACTACCtcacctaaacacacacaatcCCCTCAACCTGTCACCCAGGTCCTGCATATGCCACCTAAAGCAGACCCCCAGGTCCCACAAACACCTGAATTCCACCCGTTTCACCCGTACCATTTTCCTCCGTATCCCCCTCAACGCTATTTCCCAACATCAGCCCCCACTACCTCACCTAAACACACAAATTCCCCTCCACCTGCCACCCAAGCCCTGCATATGCCACCTAAAGGATACCCCCAGGTCCCACAAATGCCTGACTTCAAAATGTTTTACCCATACCATTTTACTACACATCTCCCTCAACCTTATTTCCCATCAGCCTCCACTACCACACCTAAACAAACAAATCAGGCCCTGCATATGCCACCTAAAGGATACCCTCAGGTCCCACTGAGTTACCAGTTCCCCCAATACAATTTCCCAGGGTTTTTCCCTCAACGCTCTGTCCCAAGAGCACCCCCCATAGCCAGCCAACTGGATAACCAGAATAACCCCCAGAAATATCATTACTCAGATTCCTCCTACCGTCAGTCAGCCACTCCTTCAGTAACTGCTAGCACTATCCCTGGCACCACACCCCAGGCCCAACCCATGCAGCCCTTCATGCAATATGACCAGTACCCGATGGTTCGCAGCTGGAATCCGTATGCTTCTCCTGTGTTCCCACCCCATTATGGAACGGTGCCGTATCATTATCAAGGGCCTAGGGAGTAA
- the LOC110528420 gene encoding transmembrane and coiled-coil domains protein 1 isoform X1 yields MDQASSEQSPEEPEVGRRASESEHGLSKITHNALENMGALGHGLKQLFQPQRRRSSVSPHDATTSFSMGGPAPEPPDSGGTEVGDSPAPGPDSDPHATSSAPPAALSRVLQQIRSAPPMIKRGTSLQSRRSKTGGTGDPPQKGSPQIHRRSTQEVMLLQDGRPRSSSTTDTLTSPTLADMLLTSGYHSTEEPDQLDRPDGSGPAISPNAIFYGADSYGLDSVDSTPDPQRTKQAIAQLQQKILKLTEQIKIEQRARDDNVAEYLKLANNADKQQSARIKQVFEKKNQKSAQTIQQLQRKLERYQRKLKEVEHNGIPRQPKDVLRDMHQGLKDVGAKVTGGLSSFSHATHSAAGAVVSKPREIASLIRNKFGSADNISSLRDSLDEPQEDGHGLGGASSPKYGSEDDCSSASSGSAGVNSVPGGPPSSKGLNTLDPGQSLGLDTLLHEVQELRDNQGRLDESFNSLKSHYQRDYTMIIQALQEERYRCERLEEQLNDLTELHQNEILNLKQELASMEEKIAYQSYERARDIQEALEACQTRISKMELQQQQQQVVQLEGLENATARTLLGKLINVLLAIMAVLLVFVSTVANCVVPLMKTRSRTFSTLLLVVLLAFLWRNWEVISQYLDRFLLSPS; encoded by the exons ATGGATCAGGCTAGCAGTGAGCAGAGTCCTGAGGAGCCGGAGGTGGGCCGAAGGGCGTCTGAGTCAGAGCACGGCCTGTCCAAAATCACCCACAATGCACTGGAAAACATGGGCGCGCTGGGCCACGGCCTGAAGCAGCTCTTCCAGCCGCAGCGCCGCCGCTCGTCCGTCTCCCCGCACGACGCCACCACCTCCTTCTCTATGGGTGGGCCCGCCCCTGAGCCCCCGGACAGTGGGGGTACAGAGGTTGGGGATTCTCCCGCCCCCGGTCCGGACTCTGACCCCCACGCTACTTCCTCCGCTCCCCCTGCAGCTCTGAGCCGCGTTCTGCAGCAGATCAGAAGCGCGCCCCCAATGATAAAGCGAGGGACCAGCCTGCAGAGCCGCCGCAGCAAGACTGGGGGGACTGGGGACCCCCCCCAGAAAGGCAGCCCCCAGATCCACCGGAGGAGTACCCAGGAGGTGATGCTGCTGCAGGATGGCCGCCCGCGCTCCTCCTCCACTACGGACACGCTCACCAGCCCCACCCTGGCCGACATGCTGCTCACATCCGGGTACCACTCCACTGAGGAGCCTGACCAG CTGGATCGTCCGGACGGCTCTGGCCCGGCCATATCGCCCAACGCTATTTTCTATGGAGCCGACAGCTACGGGCTGGACTCGGTGGACAGCACCCCAGACCCCCAGCGCACAAAACAGGCCATCGCCCAGCTGCAGCAGAAGATACTCAAGCTCACAGAGCAAATCAAAATCGAGCAGAGGGCCAGAGACGACAATGTGGCAGAGTACCTGAAGCTAGCTAACAACGCAGACAAGCAGCAGAGTGCCCGCATTAAACAGGTGTTTGAGAAGAAGAACCAGAAATCAGCCCAGACCATCCAGCAGCTGCAGAGGAAGTTGGAGCGCTATCAGCGCAAGCTGAAAGAGGTGGAGCACAACGGGATCCCCCGTCAGCCCAAAGACGTGCTCCGAGACATGCACCAAGGCCTCAAGGACGTGGGCGCCAAG GTGACTGGTGGCCTCTCCAGCTTCTCCCACGCCACTCACTCTGCAGCTGGGGCCGTGGTGTCCAAGCCCCGAGAGATTGCCTCCCTCATCCGCAACAAGTTTGGCAGCGCTGACAACATTTCGTCCCTGAGGGACTCCCTCGACGAACCCCAGGAGGATGGTCACGGTCTGGGGGGGGCTTCCAGCCCAAAGTACGGCAGTGAGGATGACTGCTCTAGTGCCAGCTCCGGCTCGGCAGGGGTCAACAGCGTCCCCGGGGGCCCACCCAGCTCTAAGGGTCTTAACACCCTGGACCCCGGCCAGTCATTGGGCTTGGACACGCTGCTCCACGAGGTTCAGGAGCTCCGGGACAACCAGGGCCGGCTGGATGAGTCGTTCAACAGCCTGAAGAGTCACTACCAGAGAGACTACACCATGATCATACAGGCCCTGCAGGAGGAGAGATACAG gtGTGAGCGTCTGGAGGAGCAGCTCAACGACTTAACAGAGCTCCACCAAAATGAGATCCTCAACCTGAAGCAGGAGCTGGCCAGCATGGAGGAGAAGATCGCCTATCAGTCCTACGAGAGAGCTAGAGACATTCAG gAGGCGTTGGAGGCATGCCAGACGCGGATCTCCAAGATGgagctgcagcagcagcagcagcaggtggTCCAGCTAGAAGGCCTGGAGAACGCCACGGCCCGCACCTTGCTGGGAAAGCTCATCAACGTGCTGCTAGCCATCATGGCTGTGCTCCTGGTGTTCGTCTCCACTGTGGCCAACTGCGTGGTGCCCTTGATGAAGACGCGTAGCCGCACCTTCTCAACCTTGCTCCTTGTTGTCCTTCTCGCCTTCCTCTGGAGGAACTGGGAGGTCATCTCCCAGTACTTGGACCGCTTCCTGTTGTCCCCGAGTTGA
- the LOC110528420 gene encoding transmembrane and coiled-coil domains protein 1 isoform X2, translated as MIKRGTSLQSRRSKTGGTGDPPQKGSPQIHRRSTQEVMLLQDGRPRSSSTTDTLTSPTLADMLLTSGYHSTEEPDQLDRPDGSGPAISPNAIFYGADSYGLDSVDSTPDPQRTKQAIAQLQQKILKLTEQIKIEQRARDDNVAEYLKLANNADKQQSARIKQVFEKKNQKSAQTIQQLQRKLERYQRKLKEVEHNGIPRQPKDVLRDMHQGLKDVGAKVTGGLSSFSHATHSAAGAVVSKPREIASLIRNKFGSADNISSLRDSLDEPQEDGHGLGGASSPKYGSEDDCSSASSGSAGVNSVPGGPPSSKGLNTLDPGQSLGLDTLLHEVQELRDNQGRLDESFNSLKSHYQRDYTMIIQALQEERYRCERLEEQLNDLTELHQNEILNLKQELASMEEKIAYQSYERARDIQEALEACQTRISKMELQQQQQQVVQLEGLENATARTLLGKLINVLLAIMAVLLVFVSTVANCVVPLMKTRSRTFSTLLLVVLLAFLWRNWEVISQYLDRFLLSPS; from the exons ATGATAAAGCGAGGGACCAGCCTGCAGAGCCGCCGCAGCAAGACTGGGGGGACTGGGGACCCCCCCCAGAAAGGCAGCCCCCAGATCCACCGGAGGAGTACCCAGGAGGTGATGCTGCTGCAGGATGGCCGCCCGCGCTCCTCCTCCACTACGGACACGCTCACCAGCCCCACCCTGGCCGACATGCTGCTCACATCCGGGTACCACTCCACTGAGGAGCCTGACCAG CTGGATCGTCCGGACGGCTCTGGCCCGGCCATATCGCCCAACGCTATTTTCTATGGAGCCGACAGCTACGGGCTGGACTCGGTGGACAGCACCCCAGACCCCCAGCGCACAAAACAGGCCATCGCCCAGCTGCAGCAGAAGATACTCAAGCTCACAGAGCAAATCAAAATCGAGCAGAGGGCCAGAGACGACAATGTGGCAGAGTACCTGAAGCTAGCTAACAACGCAGACAAGCAGCAGAGTGCCCGCATTAAACAGGTGTTTGAGAAGAAGAACCAGAAATCAGCCCAGACCATCCAGCAGCTGCAGAGGAAGTTGGAGCGCTATCAGCGCAAGCTGAAAGAGGTGGAGCACAACGGGATCCCCCGTCAGCCCAAAGACGTGCTCCGAGACATGCACCAAGGCCTCAAGGACGTGGGCGCCAAG GTGACTGGTGGCCTCTCCAGCTTCTCCCACGCCACTCACTCTGCAGCTGGGGCCGTGGTGTCCAAGCCCCGAGAGATTGCCTCCCTCATCCGCAACAAGTTTGGCAGCGCTGACAACATTTCGTCCCTGAGGGACTCCCTCGACGAACCCCAGGAGGATGGTCACGGTCTGGGGGGGGCTTCCAGCCCAAAGTACGGCAGTGAGGATGACTGCTCTAGTGCCAGCTCCGGCTCGGCAGGGGTCAACAGCGTCCCCGGGGGCCCACCCAGCTCTAAGGGTCTTAACACCCTGGACCCCGGCCAGTCATTGGGCTTGGACACGCTGCTCCACGAGGTTCAGGAGCTCCGGGACAACCAGGGCCGGCTGGATGAGTCGTTCAACAGCCTGAAGAGTCACTACCAGAGAGACTACACCATGATCATACAGGCCCTGCAGGAGGAGAGATACAG gtGTGAGCGTCTGGAGGAGCAGCTCAACGACTTAACAGAGCTCCACCAAAATGAGATCCTCAACCTGAAGCAGGAGCTGGCCAGCATGGAGGAGAAGATCGCCTATCAGTCCTACGAGAGAGCTAGAGACATTCAG gAGGCGTTGGAGGCATGCCAGACGCGGATCTCCAAGATGgagctgcagcagcagcagcagcaggtggTCCAGCTAGAAGGCCTGGAGAACGCCACGGCCCGCACCTTGCTGGGAAAGCTCATCAACGTGCTGCTAGCCATCATGGCTGTGCTCCTGGTGTTCGTCTCCACTGTGGCCAACTGCGTGGTGCCCTTGATGAAGACGCGTAGCCGCACCTTCTCAACCTTGCTCCTTGTTGTCCTTCTCGCCTTCCTCTGGAGGAACTGGGAGGTCATCTCCCAGTACTTGGACCGCTTCCTGTTGTCCCCGAGTTGA